Proteins from a genomic interval of Benincasa hispida cultivar B227 chromosome 7, ASM972705v1, whole genome shotgun sequence:
- the LOC120081817 gene encoding geranyl diphosphate phosphohydrolase, with the protein MVSAAEQNNGSKLVEAKEDQAAAAPTPQVAVAICLLRGKRILMGRRLVSIGNSKYSLPSGHLEFGENFEECAARELKEETGLDIEKIEFLKVTNNLFLDQPRQAHYVVVFVRAVLADPTQTPLNLEPEKCDGWDWYEWDNLPQPLFGPIKKMVMDGFNPFPQ; encoded by the exons ATGGTGTCTGCGGCCGAACAGAATAACGGTTCAAAATTAGTGGAAGCAAAGGAAGATCAGGCGGCGGCGGCGCCGACCCCGCAAGTAGCCGTGGCAATTTGTTTGTTGCGAGGCAAACGGATTCTCATGGGGCGTCGACTTGTGTCCATTGGCAACTCTAAATATTCTCTCCCAAGTGGTCATCTCGAATTTG GAgagaattttgaagaatgtgCAGCACGAGAATTAAAAGAAGAGACGGGTTTAGATATCGAGAAGATTGAGTTTTTGAAAGTGACGAATAATTTATTCTTGGACCAACCAAGACAAGCTCATTATGTGGTGGTGTTTGTGCGGGCAGTCCTGGCAGATCCCACACAAACTCCACTTAATCTTGAACCTGAGAAATGTGATGGTTGGGATTGGTATGAATGGGACAATCTTCCCCAGCCTCTGTTTGGTCCTATCAAGAAAATGGTCATGGATGGCTTTAATCCTTTCCCACAATAA